CGTGTCCGAGGCCGATGTGGACGAGGCCAAGGCGGAGCTGGACAACACCACCGCCCAGGTGGCGGTCAAGCGCGCCCAGATCGCCAAGAAGCAGGTGCGGGCGCCCTTTTCCGGCCGCCTCGGCATCCGTCTGGTGGATGTGGGCCAGTTCCTGGAACCGGGGGTCGCCATCGTGCCCTTGGAAGACTTCGACCCGATCTACGTGGACTTCGCCCTGCCCGAGCGGCATCTGGGCCTGGTCGCGGTGGGCCGGCAAGTGGCGGTGACCGCCGAGGCCCTGGGGGGAGAGCGCTTTGTCGGGCAGATCAGTGCCATCAATCCGGGCGTGGACGTGGCCACCCGCACCCTGCGGTTGCGAGCCACCGTGGACAACCCCGAGGGACGCCTGCGCTCCGGCATGTTCGTCCAGACTGCCGTGCTGCTGGAGGCGCGGCCGGACGTGGTCACCATTCCCCGGGGCGCGGTGAGTTACGCCCCCTATGGCGATTCGGTGTTCGTGGTCGAGGAACAGGACAGCCAGCTCACGGCCGAGCGCCGCCAGATCACCACGGGGGCGGTGCGGCCCAAGGAGGTGGAGGTGGTGGAGGGCCTGGAGGCCGGAGAGCGCATCGTGGTGGCCGGCCACGTCAAGCTGCGTAACGGCCAGGCCGTGGAGATAGACAACGAGGTGATGCCGGGCGGGGAGCCCCTGGGCAAATGAGATTCACCGATCTGTTCATCCACCGTCCGGTGCTCGCCAGCGTCCTGAGCCTGCTCATCCTGGTGCTCGGGCTGCGCTCCCTGACCATGCTGGAGATCCGCCAGTATCCGGAGACCAGCGACACCGTCATCACCGTCACCACCGCCTATCCCGGCGCCGACGGCGCCCTGGTCAAGGGCTTCGTGACCACGCCCCTGCAACAGGCCATCGCCGAGGCCGACGGCATCGACTACCTGTCGGCCACCAGCGTCCAGGGGCGCTCCACCATCGAGGCCCAGATGCGCCTCAATTACGACCCCAACGCCGCGGTGGCGGAGATCCAGGCCAAGGTGGCGAGCCAGCTCAACACCCTGCCGGCGGAGGCCGAGGACCCGGTGATCGACGTCTCCACCGGCGATCCGACGGCCCTGATGTACATGGCCTTCTACAGCGAGACCATGACCCTGTCCCAGATCACCGATTATCTGTTGCGGGTGGCCCAGCCCAAACTCCAGGCCCTGCAGGGGGTGGCCAAGGCGGAACTCATCGGCAACAAGACCTTCGCCATGCGGGTGTGGCTGGACCCCGAGCGCATGGCGGCCCTGAATGTCAGCGGCCCCGAGGTGGCCGAGGTGCTGCGCAGCAATAACTTCCTGGCCGCGGTGGGCAAGGTCAAGGACTACAACGTGGCCATCGACCTGTCGGCTACCACCGACGTGGGCAACGTCGAGGACTTCCAGAACCTGGTGGTGGCCACCCGCGGCGACACCCTGGTGCGGTTGCGGGACATCGCCGAGGTGGAGCTGGGGGCCGAGGACTACGACACCACCACCATGTACAAGGGCATCCCGGCCATCTTCCTGGGCATCGAGCAGGCCCCGGGGGCCAATCCCCTGAACGTGGCCGACCGGGTGCGGGGCCTGCTGCCGGACCTCAGGAGCCAGCTCCCCACGGGCCTCGAGGTGCATATCCCGTACGACGCCAGCGTCTTCATCAGCGACTCCATCAAGGAGGTGTTCAAGACCCTGGGCGAGGCGGTGCTCATCGTGCTGGCGGTGATCTTCCTGTCCCTCGGCACCGTGCGGGCGGCCATCATCCCGGCGGTGGCGGTGCCCCTGTCCCTCATCGGCGCCGCCTTTCTCATGTTGATGCTGGGGTACTCCATCAACCTGCTGACCCTGCTGGCACTGGTGCTCGCCATCGGTCTGGTGGTGGATGATGCCATCGTGGTGGTGGAGAACGTCCATCGCCACATCGAGGAGGGCCGCAGCGGCTTCGATGCCGCCATCATGGGCGCGCGGGAACTCGCCCTGCCCATCATCGCCATGACCACCACCCTGGTGGCGGTGTACGCGCCCATCGGCTTCATGGGTGGCCTGGTGGGTACCCTGTTCAGCGAGTTCGCCTTCAGCCTCGCCGGGGCGGTGCTCATCTCCGGCGTGGTGGCCCTGACCCTGTCGCCCATGCTGAGCTCCATGACCCTCAAGGCCCACGGCAACGCCGGGCGCTTCGAGAGGTTGGTGGAACGTTTCTTCACCTGGCTGGCGGACCGCTATCAGGGCGCCCTCCACAGTGCCCTGGAGACCCCGTCGGTGATCCTGCTGTTCGGTGCCGTGGTGCTGGTGAGCATTTATTTCATGTTCGTCACCACCCCCAACGAGCTGGCCCCCACGGAGGATCAGAGCATCCTGTTCTTCCAGGCCGTGGCGCCCCAGACCGCCACCACCGAGTACAACGCGGTCTATGCCCGGGAGACCCTGAAGCTCTTCGAGTCCGTGCCCGAGTACCACGAGAGCTTCCTGCTGGTGGGCTTCGGCGGCGATCCCACGGTGACCTTCGGCGGCTTCAAGATGGAGCAGCCCTCCAAGCGCGAGCGCTCCCAGATGGAGGTGCAGCCGGAGATCCAGGGCAAGCTGCAATCGGTGGCGGGCTTCCAGATGGCGGTGTTCCCACGCCCCAGCCTGCCGGGAGCGGGACGGGGGCTGCCGTTCCAGTTCGTGCTGGTGTCCGACGCCGACTACGAGGAGTTGCAGGGCTTGGCGGACCAGCTCATCGGCCGCGGCATGGGCAGCGGCAACTTCATCTTCCTCAAGAAGAGCATCGAGTTGAGCCGCCCCCGCACCACCCTGGTGGTGGACCGCGACCGCGCCGGGGCCCTGGGCATCGATATGGCGCATATAGGGCAGGCCCTGTCCACCATGGTGGGGGATGGCTATATCAACCGCTTCAGCCTGGCGGAGCGCAGCTACAAGGTCATACCCCAGGTGGCCCGCGAAGAGCGCCTGACCCCCCAGCAGCTGGATGACTACTACGTGCGCTCGGCCGCCGGGGAACTGGTGTCCCTGGGTAACATCGTCTCCCTGAAGCACACGGTGGAGCCCAGCAAGCGCACCCAGTTCCAGCAGCTCAACTCCATCATCGTGGAGGGCGTGATGGCGCCGGGGGTATCCATGGGCGATGCCCTTGGCTACCTGGAGGGCGAGGCCCGCCAGATCCTGCCCCCCAATGTGACCTGGGACTACACCGGCCAGTCCCGCCAGTACACCCAGCAGGGCAGCGCCCTCGTCGTCACCTTCTTCATGTCCCTGCTGGTGATCTACCTGGTGCTCGCCGCCCAGTTCGAGAGCTGGCGTGACCCCTTCATCATCCTGGTGTCGGTGCCCATGTCCATTGCGGGGGCCATGGCCTTCCTGACGCTCGGCTTCGCCACCATCAACATCTATACCCAGGTGGGGATGATTACCCTCATCGGCGTCATCGCCAAGAACGGTATTCTTATCGTGGAGTTCGCCAACCAGTTGCAGTTGAAGGAGAATCTGGACCGGCGTGCGGCGGTGGAGCGGGCCGCGGCCATCCGCTTGCGTCCCATCCTCATGACCACCGCGGCCCTGGTAATGGCCATGGTGCCCCTGCTGCTGGCCTCGGGCCCGGGGGCGGTGAGTCGCTTTCACATCGGTCTCGTGATTGCCACGGGCCTCAGCATCGGCACCCTGTTCACCCTGTTCGTCGTGCCTGCCGTCTATGTGAAGCTGGCGCGGGTGCGTAACGCCGACGCCGGAGGGGACGAGTCCGTGGCAGACGCCGCACCCCAGGAGGCCCGTTGATGCCCATGGCACTCAAGTCTGTGCTGCTGGCCCTTGGGGTGCTGCTGCTCGGTGGATGCGTGGATGTAGACACCCTGATCCAGGTGCGGACCGACGGCTCCGGCACCGTGACCCAGAAAGTCATGGTGAGCGAGCGCCTCGTCGCGCCCCTGCGGGCCCTCACCGAGGGGCTGGGGGGCGATGGAAAACGGCGTAGTCTCGTGATGCCCGATGAGGAGGATATGGCGGCGCGGGCCGAGGCCATGGGCCCGGGGGTGCGGCTGGTGGACATGCAGGAGCGGCGCCGGGACGATGCCGAAGGCTACGTGGCCCGTTACGCCTTCGATGATGTGAGGGCCCTGCGCATCAACCAGAATCCCGGCAATCTGGCTCCCGGAGCCGGCGCCGGCACGCGAAGGCTGAGCGGCGCCGAGCACATCACCTTCGACTTCTCGCCGGGCCCGCCGGCGGAGTTGACGGTGATGTTCCCGGATCGCGGCGGCAGGGAAGTCGAGCCCCGGCCGCCCGAAGACAGGCCCGGTGGCCCCGGTCCCGAGGCCCTGCGGGCCGAGTTAGGGGAGCTGTTCAAGGGGCTGCGGGTGGCCATGGCGGTGCAGGTGGAGGGCACGGTACTGGAGACCGACGCCACCCACCGGGACGGCCCCCGCATCACCCTCATGGCCATCGACTTCGAGGAACTGCTGGCGGCCCCCGAGTATCTCGATGAGCTGGCGGAACGCCGGCCCCGTTCCCTGGAAGAGGCCAAGGAGCTGCTGCGGGACTTCCCGGGCATCAAGTTGGAGCTGGCACCCG
Above is a window of Gammaproteobacteria bacterium DNA encoding:
- a CDS encoding efflux RND transporter periplasmic adaptor subunit yields the protein MFVRLLLVLALLAAIFGGIFGWKHYQQQQAAAQQQGPPPATVAVHTVGRSPWQPELNAIGTLVSANGIDVTAELAGVVRDIAFESGEAVEEGDVLLTQDDSVERAELEGLLAEQRLSRIRYRRVSRLVTDQSVSEADVDEAKAELDNTTAQVAVKRAQIAKKQVRAPFSGRLGIRLVDVGQFLEPGVAIVPLEDFDPIYVDFALPERHLGLVAVGRQVAVTAEALGGERFVGQISAINPGVDVATRTLRLRATVDNPEGRLRSGMFVQTAVLLEARPDVVTIPRGAVSYAPYGDSVFVVEEQDSQLTAERRQITTGAVRPKEVEVVEGLEAGERIVVAGHVKLRNGQAVEIDNEVMPGGEPLGK
- a CDS encoding efflux RND transporter permease subunit, which produces MRFTDLFIHRPVLASVLSLLILVLGLRSLTMLEIRQYPETSDTVITVTTAYPGADGALVKGFVTTPLQQAIAEADGIDYLSATSVQGRSTIEAQMRLNYDPNAAVAEIQAKVASQLNTLPAEAEDPVIDVSTGDPTALMYMAFYSETMTLSQITDYLLRVAQPKLQALQGVAKAELIGNKTFAMRVWLDPERMAALNVSGPEVAEVLRSNNFLAAVGKVKDYNVAIDLSATTDVGNVEDFQNLVVATRGDTLVRLRDIAEVELGAEDYDTTTMYKGIPAIFLGIEQAPGANPLNVADRVRGLLPDLRSQLPTGLEVHIPYDASVFISDSIKEVFKTLGEAVLIVLAVIFLSLGTVRAAIIPAVAVPLSLIGAAFLMLMLGYSINLLTLLALVLAIGLVVDDAIVVVENVHRHIEEGRSGFDAAIMGARELALPIIAMTTTLVAVYAPIGFMGGLVGTLFSEFAFSLAGAVLISGVVALTLSPMLSSMTLKAHGNAGRFERLVERFFTWLADRYQGALHSALETPSVILLFGAVVLVSIYFMFVTTPNELAPTEDQSILFFQAVAPQTATTEYNAVYARETLKLFESVPEYHESFLLVGFGGDPTVTFGGFKMEQPSKRERSQMEVQPEIQGKLQSVAGFQMAVFPRPSLPGAGRGLPFQFVLVSDADYEELQGLADQLIGRGMGSGNFIFLKKSIELSRPRTTLVVDRDRAGALGIDMAHIGQALSTMVGDGYINRFSLAERSYKVIPQVAREERLTPQQLDDYYVRSAAGELVSLGNIVSLKHTVEPSKRTQFQQLNSIIVEGVMAPGVSMGDALGYLEGEARQILPPNVTWDYTGQSRQYTQQGSALVVTFFMSLLVIYLVLAAQFESWRDPFIILVSVPMSIAGAMAFLTLGFATINIYTQVGMITLIGVIAKNGILIVEFANQLQLKENLDRRAAVERAAAIRLRPILMTTAALVMAMVPLLLASGPGAVSRFHIGLVIATGLSIGTLFTLFVVPAVYVKLARVRNADAGGDESVADAAPQEAR